Sequence from the Xenorhabdus nematophila ATCC 19061 genome:
GGAATGGCCGTGGCAACTCATTGGGTTTATGGTGATGTCCTGGCTATTCAGCCTGTTACTGGAATATCTTGGTATGGCTTTTTTCTGGCCGGAACAGGGTGCCACTCACAGTCAGAATATGATGAAGACAGAGCTTAACTATCTCTCCTCAGAATTTACCCGAAGCCTGTTGCTGTCAGAACCCTCACAAACCGTTTCGGCATGGCTGGCACAGGTTTATCAGTGGCTGTTTGTAGACAGTGGTTTTATGGGCTGGGTTCAGAGACAGTCGCAATACCAGTTCAATAGCCGCAATGATTTTATGCGTGAATTCAATGCGGTATTACAGGGTATATCGGGGCATTTGCGGGAGTATTGGCTGGCCACGGTATTTATCACGATGGTGACGCTGATCCGGCTGGCAATTTTGTTGTTATCTGTACCCTTGTTTGTGATGGTGCTTTTAGTCGCATTGGTCGATGGATTAGGACGGCGGGATTTGCGGCGTTATGGGGCAGGGTATGAATCCAGTTTTGTTTACCATCATGCCAAACGGGGGATTAAACCGGCCTGCACGGTTCCCTGTGTACTGTATTTATCGTGGCCGGGTGTGGTGTATCCTACCGTGATATTGTTGCCGGCGGCGATAGTGCTGGGCATGGCGGTCGTGATAACGGTCTCAATGTTTAAAAAATATCTTTGAATGAATTAGTGCTGGGCAATCACATAGTGGTGATTCAATAATCATTCTTCACAAATACCCATTTATTGTCTAGTCTTTATTCATG
This genomic interval carries:
- a CDS encoding TIGR03747 family integrating conjugative element membrane protein, with the translated sequence MAQSENQSRPSSQPPRKHGLLYRLLWEWPWQLIGFMVMSWLFSLLLEYLGMAFFWPEQGATHSQNMMKTELNYLSSEFTRSLLLSEPSQTVSAWLAQVYQWLFVDSGFMGWVQRQSQYQFNSRNDFMREFNAVLQGISGHLREYWLATVFITMVTLIRLAILLLSVPLFVMVLLVALVDGLGRRDLRRYGAGYESSFVYHHAKRGIKPACTVPCVLYLSWPGVVYPTVILLPAAIVLGMAVVITVSMFKKYL